In the genome of Impatiens glandulifera chromosome 6, dImpGla2.1, whole genome shotgun sequence, the window ACACagcaataaaaacaaaaaattctcATCCAAATCAACCTTACATAATCTAAGTGAACCTATTTGCGATAAAAACGAACCAAGGGCACAACCTAAGTCGATGTAGTAGTAATAGATGCATCCGGTATAACAGGAATTGTTGTACCTGGCCTTGATGCCCATCCTTTACGGTTTCTATACTCTTCGATAGCTTTTAGACGAAGCCTTTCTTTTGAAGCATTTATAGATGCCCTAGACGCCTTCATAAAAGTAacatcataaattaaaaaaaacatcggTTTAAATCaatcttatattaagaataatacaatttaatttacCTTAGGAACTGTGAGTATCTTCGGAGGAGCTTTGACTACTTCTCCGAATTTAATATCTTCATGCCCTGCAAATTCATTCCCATCTTCTAACTTGGCTTTCTTGTTTATCttcttatttttcatttcttcCCGGTGCCTATATAATATGAAACAAAGTGAGAATCTTGTATCTTgggattatttttattttcaaataatcttgttaGTATATTGATATTTTGGTTCATGGTTTGATCGATGTGGTTGATGGGTAGATTATTGATTGGATACCGGGTTATTCGAAATTAATCTCACAGTCACTTACAAGTTACATCAAACAATGCCCTAAGAGTATTGTAATCTTGAACATCTCTTGTCATCTGTGTTACCTAGGATGATTGTATGGAGGTATTATGTTGAATATGAAATGGCTTAATCGGTTTTTCTCCTCTTAAGCTTAGGCCATTCATATCTAAGGCTTTGATTTCTAAACTAGGTATTTCCTTGCATCGGTTATTCTATTTATGTTCTATCTTCATCATTTAGAAGCCATAGAGACTTTAATCAAAAAAGAGCTATGCTATACTTCCATGATACTACCAAGACTATAGATGAGGATGGAGATACTTACTTTCTCTTACGTTCGAGCTTTCTCGCGCCAACAACAACACCTAATTCATCAGCCTTTTCAAACCGAAGATCATTAGCttcctttcttttcttcttcttctttttcttctcatttGTATTCATGATGTCGTCATTTGAATGATCCACATCTTTCACTTTACCGATATTTCCTCTGTTATCTCCCCCGCTTACAGAGATAGACTTAGAAGTAATCTCACTATTCTCACCAAGTTTCTGTAGATAACAAATTCATCAGTTAACCAATTCTActacactaaaatataatagacTAGCATCAAATGATAAATCTAGAACTTAGATTCTCCAAAATTGGCTGCTCTGTTATAGTAACTATATGGATCATATGTTGCATTTACAAGACCTTCATGAAAAGATCAGAGAAACAAAACTGTAATCTACATGAAACTAAACTACATCTTTTAGTTTTGTTCACAAGGAAAACAGTTAACCACAATCATATTGAAGCATTCAACTGAGAAATCTGGAGAACCAACAGAATGTAAAGGTTTGAGCCATCCATAATCTTCTGCTACTAAAGAAATTACATGAATACCTAATCTATATCATTTAGTTTTTTTCACAAGGTAAACAGTTAACCACAATCCTATTGAAGCATTCGACTGAGAAATCTGGAGAACCGACAGAATGTAAAGGTTTGAGCCATCTACAATCTACTGCTACTAAAGAAATTACATGAATGCATAATCTTCATCTTTTAGTTTTCTTCACAAGGAAAACAGTCAACCGCAATCATATTGAAGCATTCGACAGAGAAATCTGGAGAATCGAAGGAATGTAAAGGTTTGAATCATCTACACTCTTCTGCTACTAAAGTAATTACACGAATGAGGAATGACTAATCTACATTTTTTTGTCTTCTTCACAAGGAAAACAGTAAACCGCAATCATATTGAAACATTCGACTGAGAAATCTGGAGAACTGAAGGAATGTAAAGAGCCATCTACAAGCTTCTGCTAGACTGCTACTAAAGAAATCACATGAATGCCTAATCTACATCTTTTAGTTTTCTTCACAAGGAAAACAGTAAACCGCAATCATATTGAAGCATTAGACTGAGAAATCTGGAGAACCGACGGAATGTAAAGGTTTGAGTCATCTACACTCTTCTGCTACTAGAGAAATTACATGAATGCCTAATCTAcatctttagtttttttttttcacaaggAAAACAGTTAACCGCAATCCTATTGAATCATTCGACTGAGAAATCT includes:
- the LOC124942395 gene encoding uncharacterized protein LOC124942395 — protein: MISANKKDSKLNNRGADKKKLGENSEITSKSISVSGGDNRGNIGKVKDVDHSNDDIMNTNEKKKKKKKRKEANDLRFEKADELGVVVGARKLERKRKHREEMKNKKINKKAKLEDGNEFAGHEDIKFGEVVKAPPKILTVPKASRASINASKERLRLKAIEEYRNRKGWASRPGTTIPVIPDASITTTST